In Sphingobacterium zeae, one genomic interval encodes:
- a CDS encoding TlpA disulfide reductase family protein produces MIKLYKQASLLFRQALLLLLLPATLGVQAQVSISPQKAAAGDTVTISFDPGKSTAAPGAGPFFVDFNYSNFYEFPSRMAMQQEGEIWRLRFKLPAYANFSCFTIADKDKKFVQQASDSSQYEIYVYKQGKLIAGNYLGKSYSVPVQDKTSDHILATQEHYLKKELSLYPDNYEAQLRLIVLQMKNAGPAQQERLLQKGLAVVEQKFRSNPLFEGNLNKVTMGYLILGQNQKVDSIRQVVIDEFPNKKIGIAYRLNKLFREQDSTAVVAKIGQLLGLKTADNEAAYGSAYDYLFTYYVRHGDSVQAKKYLPLITRWEQDPYKWRAYNQYVQLLLDHKLMLQEASKLNLYLLDSVAAYPVSLIRYFPETGYLVAHDPARADKIAAVKAEIIANQGLILAQLNQPEAARDWFTKSIPTLKSAALLRAVAMQYQQWNDPNSAIPALEAAYRYAPFDAATRELLDKAIIKNGTDNAAERQAYFSKLDKQWKQAYYKEFQNIIGSTPFPEDISIVDMDKKPLLKTELKDKIVIIDFWATWCKPCIASFPYLHQVYKKYADDPQVKFVVLNSGSGNSWDDAYKWAKANPEFDFTFYYNQDKKLSSKLDITSIPTTLILDKKGNIRFRKVGFEGEKLLQSLDAMIEYLKELED; encoded by the coding sequence GCCATTTTTCGTAGATTTCAACTACTCCAATTTTTACGAATTTCCGAGCCGCATGGCCATGCAGCAAGAAGGTGAAATCTGGCGTCTGCGTTTTAAACTGCCTGCCTACGCCAACTTTTCCTGCTTTACGATCGCCGACAAAGACAAGAAATTTGTGCAGCAGGCAAGTGATAGCAGTCAGTATGAGATCTACGTCTATAAGCAGGGTAAACTGATTGCCGGCAATTACCTGGGAAAATCATATAGCGTACCGGTTCAGGATAAAACCTCAGATCATATCTTAGCTACCCAGGAACATTATCTCAAAAAAGAGCTGAGTCTGTATCCCGACAATTACGAGGCACAGCTCCGACTGATTGTGCTACAGATGAAAAACGCTGGTCCGGCCCAGCAGGAGCGGCTGTTGCAAAAGGGCTTGGCGGTGGTGGAACAAAAATTTAGAAGCAATCCGCTCTTTGAAGGGAACCTCAACAAGGTGACCATGGGTTATCTGATACTCGGCCAAAATCAAAAAGTAGATTCGATCCGCCAGGTGGTGATCGACGAGTTTCCCAACAAGAAGATCGGCATAGCCTATCGGCTCAATAAATTGTTTCGCGAGCAGGATTCCACGGCAGTGGTTGCCAAGATCGGGCAGCTTCTTGGCCTTAAAACCGCCGATAATGAGGCGGCCTATGGCAGCGCTTACGACTATCTTTTTACCTACTATGTGCGGCATGGTGACAGCGTACAGGCCAAGAAATACCTGCCCCTGATCACCCGATGGGAGCAAGATCCCTACAAATGGCGTGCATACAATCAGTATGTGCAGCTGCTCTTAGATCATAAGCTGATGCTGCAGGAGGCGTCCAAACTCAATTTGTATCTACTCGACAGTGTTGCGGCCTATCCGGTAAGTCTAATACGCTATTTCCCCGAAACGGGCTATCTGGTGGCCCATGATCCGGCCAGGGCGGATAAGATTGCTGCCGTAAAAGCAGAAATTATAGCCAATCAGGGACTTATCCTTGCGCAGTTAAACCAGCCCGAAGCGGCCCGTGACTGGTTTACTAAAAGTATCCCTACACTCAAATCGGCGGCATTGCTCCGCGCAGTGGCCATGCAGTATCAGCAGTGGAATGATCCAAACAGTGCAATACCCGCATTGGAGGCAGCCTATCGTTATGCTCCTTTTGATGCGGCGACGCGTGAGCTTCTCGACAAAGCGATCATTAAAAACGGAACGGACAATGCTGCCGAACGGCAGGCTTATTTTAGCAAGCTTGACAAGCAATGGAAACAAGCATATTACAAGGAGTTTCAGAATATCATCGGCAGTACACCATTTCCAGAGGATATCAGCATTGTCGATATGGACAAGAAACCGTTGCTCAAAACGGAACTGAAGGACAAGATTGTCATCATTGATTTTTGGGCAACCTGGTGCAAGCCCTGCATCGCCTCATTTCCCTATTTGCATCAGGTATACAAGAAATATGCGGATGATCCGCAGGTGAAGTTCGTTGTCCTCAATTCGGGCAGTGGAAACAGCTGGGACGATGCGTACAAATGGGCAAAGGCCAATCCCGAATTTGACTTTACATTTTATTACAATCAGGATAAAAAGCTCAGTAGCAAGCTGGATATCACATCCATTCCGACAACATTGATCCTGGACAAAAAGGGGAACATCCGCTTTCGGAAAGTGGGATTTGAAGGTGAAAAGCTACTGCAGAGCTTGGATGCCATGATCGAATACCTCAAAGAATTGGAGGATTAA